In Streptosporangium album, the following are encoded in one genomic region:
- a CDS encoding class I SAM-dependent methyltransferase has protein sequence MDGSRLQELVDRVVLDMGAAFGAATVVLGDRLGLWKAMAGAGPLGAGELARRTGTRERLVTEWLAAQAAAGYVSYSPEGGVDESGTYTLTEEQATVFADGSSPVFMTGLAELISSVYRDEAKLVDAYRGGKALAWGDHDPALFNGTERFFRPGYAANLPGDWIPALDGVRDRLVAGARVADVGCGHGASTLVLAQAYPAARLTGIDSHGPSIARARELAVQAGVTDRVTFETACADDYPGTGYDLVCLFDCLHDMGDPVGALRHVHTTLAPDGTVLLVEPFAHGRLPDDLTPVGRLFFNASATICVPGALSQGATGALGAQAGRERLFDVAREAGFTRMRQATATPFNLVLELKP, from the coding sequence ATGGACGGATCCAGACTCCAGGAGCTCGTGGACCGGGTCGTGCTGGACATGGGGGCCGCGTTCGGAGCGGCGACGGTCGTCCTCGGCGATCGGCTCGGCCTGTGGAAGGCCATGGCCGGGGCGGGACCACTCGGCGCCGGTGAGCTGGCCCGGCGCACCGGCACCCGGGAGCGGCTCGTCACCGAGTGGCTCGCCGCCCAGGCCGCCGCGGGATACGTCTCCTATTCCCCTGAGGGGGGCGTCGACGAGAGCGGCACGTACACGCTGACCGAGGAGCAGGCGACGGTGTTCGCCGACGGCTCCAGCCCGGTCTTCATGACAGGGCTCGCCGAATTGATCTCGTCGGTCTATCGCGACGAGGCCAAGCTCGTGGACGCGTACCGGGGCGGCAAGGCCCTGGCCTGGGGCGACCACGACCCGGCGCTGTTCAACGGCACCGAACGGTTCTTCCGCCCCGGATACGCAGCCAACCTGCCGGGCGACTGGATCCCCGCACTCGACGGGGTGCGGGACAGGCTGGTCGCCGGAGCCCGGGTGGCCGACGTCGGCTGCGGGCACGGCGCCTCGACCCTGGTACTGGCCCAGGCCTATCCGGCGGCGCGCCTCACCGGCATCGACTCCCACGGGCCCTCGATCGCGCGGGCCCGCGAGCTGGCCGTACAGGCCGGGGTGACGGACCGGGTGACCTTCGAGACGGCCTGCGCCGACGACTACCCCGGCACCGGCTACGACCTGGTCTGCCTGTTCGACTGCCTGCACGACATGGGAGATCCCGTCGGCGCCCTGCGGCACGTCCACACGACCCTCGCCCCTGACGGCACCGTGCTGCTGGTCGAGCCGTTCGCGCACGGCCGGTTGCCGGACGACCTCACCCCGGTGGGCCGGCTCTTCTTCAACGCCTCCGCCACGATCTGCGTGCCCGGCGCGCTCTCCCAGGGGGCGACCGGGGCGCTGGGTGCCCAGGCCGGGCGGGAGCGGTTGTTCGACGTGGCCCGGGAGGCGGGTTTCACCCGGATGCGCCAGGCGACCGCCACCCCGTTCAACCTGGTGCTGGAGCTGAAACCCTAG
- a CDS encoding MFS transporter, which yields MAGLGRNFNTLWAATAVSNVGDGIAAAAAPLLVASVTDDPVLVGLAVFVQQLPWVLFSLVSGVFVDRLDRRRLIVVVNVLRGLIVGVLALAVWRDVATIPVIYAAGFLLGTCETLGDNASGTLVPMVVKSEDLPRANARMHTVFFAVNQFAAPPLGAALFVVAAALPFGINAVTFALAAVLISTLRGVRQAAPAERRSVRADIGEGMRWLWNHSALRMLTLALCLMNVTLIAGFSILVLYSRERLGLDEYGYGLLISASAAGSLAGAMIAPRLQRRFSGSLLLQAGLVIETLTHVGLALATTVWVAGPVLLAFGVHGSVFGAVSVTLRQRTVPDALRGRVQSVYMMFAVGGSALGALVGGPIARWLGIAGPFWVSAAVMAVLTAVAWRPLGRRFVLSGTDGRRDG from the coding sequence GTGGCAGGACTCGGCAGGAACTTCAACACGTTGTGGGCGGCCACCGCCGTCTCCAACGTCGGCGACGGCATAGCGGCGGCCGCCGCGCCGTTGCTCGTCGCCTCGGTCACCGACGACCCGGTGCTGGTCGGCCTGGCCGTGTTCGTCCAGCAACTGCCCTGGGTGTTGTTCTCGTTGGTCAGCGGTGTCTTCGTGGACCGCCTCGACCGCCGTCGGCTGATCGTGGTGGTCAACGTGCTCCGCGGTCTGATCGTGGGTGTGCTGGCGCTGGCGGTGTGGCGGGACGTGGCGACGATCCCGGTCATCTACGCCGCCGGGTTCCTGCTCGGCACGTGCGAGACCCTCGGCGACAACGCCTCGGGCACGCTCGTCCCGATGGTCGTGAAGTCGGAGGATCTCCCCCGCGCCAACGCGCGCATGCACACCGTGTTCTTCGCGGTCAACCAGTTCGCCGCGCCGCCGCTGGGCGCCGCCCTGTTCGTGGTGGCGGCGGCACTGCCGTTCGGGATCAACGCCGTGACGTTCGCGCTGGCCGCCGTACTGATCTCCACCCTGCGCGGCGTACGGCAGGCCGCTCCGGCCGAGCGGCGGTCCGTGCGCGCCGACATCGGCGAGGGCATGCGCTGGCTCTGGAACCACTCCGCGCTCCGGATGCTCACGCTCGCCCTGTGCCTGATGAACGTCACGCTCATCGCCGGCTTCTCGATCCTCGTCCTCTACAGCCGTGAGCGCCTCGGCCTCGACGAGTACGGCTACGGCCTCCTCATCAGCGCGTCCGCGGCCGGCTCGCTCGCCGGTGCGATGATCGCCCCTCGGCTCCAGAGAAGATTCTCCGGCTCGCTGCTGCTCCAGGCCGGCCTGGTCATCGAGACGCTGACGCACGTCGGGCTGGCGCTCGCCACCACGGTGTGGGTCGCCGGGCCCGTCCTGCTCGCCTTCGGCGTCCACGGATCGGTCTTCGGCGCGGTCAGCGTGACGCTGCGCCAGCGGACCGTGCCCGACGCGCTGCGTGGCCGGGTGCAGAGCGTGTACATGATGTTCGCCGTCGGCGGTTCGGCGCTGGGCGCCCTGGTCGGCGGGCCCATCGCCCGCTGGCTCGGCATCGCCGGACCCTTCTGGGTGTCGGCGGCGGTGATGGCCGTGCTCACGGCCGTGGCCTGGCGCCCCTTGGGCCGGCGGTTCGTCCTCTCCGGCACGGACGGGCGCCGGGACGGCTAG
- a CDS encoding NUDIX hydrolase: MTGFTLPDGDYGVPGSLARVLADVAAERVAQDAMWGWQEHPDGTGPERTAAADRAKRDLEEAKAGEGVTWRHILHEEVLEAFAEDDPEALRAELVQAAAVAVKWIQALDQRADPGPAAIDHSSRPADPGPIATGRSRPAEVAPSRPAAGDRFRAVVDVHVLLVRDGAVLLARRANTGYGDGRWHLPSGHLEEGENVTEAAIREAREEVGVTIAPERLVFAHVMHRAPDRVGLFFTVERWDGEPYNAEPHKCSEIGWWPLDGLPPDTIDYPAAAVRAIVAGRGLALHGWPQSGSLR; this comes from the coding sequence ATGACCGGGTTCACGCTTCCCGACGGTGATTACGGTGTCCCCGGTTCGCTGGCCCGGGTGCTGGCCGACGTCGCGGCCGAGCGGGTCGCTCAGGACGCCATGTGGGGGTGGCAGGAGCATCCGGACGGCACCGGGCCGGAGCGTACGGCGGCGGCGGACCGGGCCAAGCGTGATCTGGAGGAGGCGAAGGCCGGGGAAGGGGTGACCTGGCGGCACATCCTGCACGAGGAGGTGCTGGAGGCGTTCGCCGAGGACGACCCGGAGGCGTTGCGCGCGGAGCTGGTTCAGGCGGCGGCGGTCGCGGTCAAGTGGATCCAGGCCCTGGACCAGCGCGCCGATCCCGGGCCGGCCGCCATCGACCACTCCTCCCGTCCCGCTGATCCCGGCCCCATCGCCACCGGCCGTTCCCGTCCCGCCGAGGTGGCGCCTTCCCGTCCGGCGGCCGGAGATCGGTTCCGGGCCGTTGTCGACGTGCACGTGCTTCTCGTCCGCGACGGTGCGGTGCTGCTCGCCCGCCGGGCGAACACCGGGTACGGCGACGGCCGCTGGCATCTGCCCAGCGGACATCTGGAGGAGGGCGAGAACGTGACCGAGGCGGCGATCAGGGAGGCCCGCGAGGAGGTCGGCGTGACGATCGCCCCGGAGCGTCTTGTCTTCGCCCACGTGATGCACCGCGCGCCGGACCGGGTCGGGCTGTTCTTCACCGTGGAGCGCTGGGACGGCGAGCCGTACAACGCCGAGCCGCACAAGTGCTCGGAGATCGGCTGGTGGCCGCTGGACGGGTTGCCGCCGGACACGATCGACTACCCCGCGGCGGCTGTCCGGGCCATCGTCGCCGGCCGGGGCCTCGCGTTGCACGGCTGGCCGCAGAGCGGCTCTCTCCGGTGA
- a CDS encoding calcium-binding protein, with translation MTKLSKAELDALVEEATVDAYDEDEQLAGFHVMIADNLALPFQTTVLGAEVTVKEIDLFCGSGIVAICARGSHRQAIGILDLPLPTPRPEGSEWIDAYRHWES, from the coding sequence GTGACGAAACTGAGCAAGGCGGAACTGGACGCGTTGGTCGAAGAGGCCACCGTCGACGCCTACGACGAAGACGAGCAGCTTGCCGGGTTCCACGTCATGATTGCCGACAACCTGGCGCTGCCGTTCCAGACGACCGTCCTGGGGGCGGAGGTCACCGTAAAGGAGATTGATCTGTTCTGCGGGAGCGGGATCGTCGCGATCTGCGCTCGCGGGTCACATCGGCAGGCGATCGGCATCCTCGACCTTCCGCTGCCGACTCCGCGCCCCGAAGGCTCGGAGTGGATCGACGCCTACCGGCACTGGGAGTCCTGA
- a CDS encoding protein-L-isoaspartate(D-aspartate) O-methyltransferase, with product MTGGASPEDLVRAIRAAGARDERLLEAVRATPRAGFVPADQVVVAYEDEPIPIGHGQVTTQPSLSARMIEGLGVAGGDHVLEIGTGLGFQTALLARLAADVVTIERWPDLARQARWNLARHGVGNVELLIGDGSRGVPDHAPYDGILVSAAFPEVPPPLVEQLRLGGHLVQPIGSGGQEEVVLFQRTVTGLERRQVLTLARFVRLHGRYGFPD from the coding sequence ATGACCGGAGGCGCTTCTCCCGAAGATCTCGTCCGGGCCATCCGGGCGGCGGGCGCCCGCGATGAGCGTCTGCTCGAGGCCGTACGGGCGACGCCGCGAGCGGGATTCGTCCCCGCGGACCAGGTCGTGGTCGCCTACGAGGACGAGCCCATCCCCATCGGGCACGGGCAGGTGACCACGCAGCCTTCGCTGTCGGCAAGGATGATCGAAGGCCTCGGTGTCGCCGGGGGCGACCATGTGCTGGAGATCGGCACCGGCCTCGGCTTCCAGACCGCGCTGCTCGCTCGCCTGGCCGCCGATGTCGTGACCATCGAGCGGTGGCCGGATCTGGCCCGGCAGGCACGGTGGAATCTCGCCCGGCACGGGGTCGGCAATGTCGAGTTGCTCATCGGGGACGGCAGCCGCGGTGTGCCGGATCACGCTCCGTACGACGGCATCCTCGTGTCGGCCGCGTTCCCCGAGGTCCCCCCGCCGCTGGTCGAACAGCTCCGGCTCGGCGGCCATCTCGTGCAGCCGATCGGATCGGGCGGGCAGGAGGAGGTCGTACTGTTCCAGCGCACCGTGACCGGGCTGGAGCGTCGGCAGGTCCTCACACTGGCCAGGTTCGTCCGCCTCCACGGACGGTACGGCTTCCCGGACTGA
- a CDS encoding sugar ABC transporter permease: MTTVDTPTDLQDERLRGRTGIRGAIPLLVDRVRSGDLGVLPVVAGLVVIWTVLQVLNPIFLSSPNLVNLTLECVPVGIIALGVVCMLLVGEIDLSVGSVSGLSSATMAVLFVDRGLPAWVAVLAAVLLGCAMGWIYGQIFNRFGVPSFVITLAGLLGLLGVQLYVLGAKGSINLPFDSGLVTFAQLAFVPPWLSYVLVVLAAAGLFASGYAHARARRRASLSAVSTRFLLVRSTALLAGLGLVVYYLNQTRGVGWMFVLFLVLVLAMHYMLARTKFGKSIYAVGGNAEAARRAGINVKAVYTSAFVLCTTLAAVGGVLAAARLAAVNQSSGAGDVNLNAIAAAVIGGTSLFGGRGTAFAALLGIVVIQSISSGLTLLNLDSSFRFMVTGAVLLLAVALDSVARRSRVSHGRA, translated from the coding sequence GTGACCACCGTCGACACCCCCACGGATCTGCAGGACGAGCGGCTGCGAGGCCGTACCGGCATACGCGGCGCGATCCCCCTCCTGGTCGACCGGGTCCGGAGCGGCGACCTCGGAGTCCTTCCCGTCGTCGCCGGGCTGGTCGTCATCTGGACCGTGCTGCAGGTCCTCAATCCCATCTTTCTGTCCAGCCCCAACCTGGTGAACCTCACGCTGGAGTGCGTGCCCGTGGGCATCATCGCCCTGGGCGTCGTGTGCATGCTGCTCGTGGGCGAGATCGACCTGTCCGTCGGCTCCGTCAGCGGCCTGTCGTCCGCGACCATGGCGGTGCTCTTCGTGGACCGCGGGCTTCCGGCCTGGGTGGCCGTCCTGGCCGCCGTGCTCCTGGGATGCGCGATGGGCTGGATCTACGGGCAGATCTTCAATCGGTTCGGGGTGCCGAGCTTCGTCATCACCCTGGCCGGACTGCTGGGCCTGCTCGGCGTGCAGCTCTACGTGCTCGGCGCGAAGGGCTCGATCAACCTGCCGTTCGACTCGGGGCTGGTGACCTTCGCCCAACTGGCCTTCGTGCCGCCGTGGCTGTCCTACGTCCTCGTCGTGCTGGCCGCGGCTGGACTGTTCGCCAGCGGATACGCCCACGCCCGGGCACGCCGGCGGGCGTCCCTGTCCGCAGTGTCGACGCGGTTCCTCCTCGTGCGCAGTACGGCGCTGCTGGCCGGACTCGGCCTGGTCGTGTACTACCTCAACCAGACACGGGGCGTCGGCTGGATGTTCGTCCTCTTCCTGGTGCTGGTCCTGGCGATGCACTACATGCTGGCGCGGACGAAGTTCGGCAAGTCGATCTACGCCGTCGGCGGCAACGCGGAGGCGGCTCGCCGGGCCGGCATCAACGTGAAGGCCGTCTACACCTCCGCCTTCGTCCTGTGCACCACGCTCGCCGCCGTCGGCGGCGTCTTGGCGGCGGCCAGGCTGGCGGCGGTCAACCAGAGCAGCGGCGCCGGGGACGTCAACCTCAACGCGATCGCCGCGGCGGTCATCGGCGGGACGAGCCTCTTCGGAGGCCGGGGCACCGCCTTCGCCGCGCTGCTGGGCATCGTGGTGATCCAGTCCATCTCCAGCGGGCTGACCCTGCTCAACCTCGACTCGTCCTTCAGATTCATGGTCACCGGCGCGGTCCTGCTGCTCGCCGTGGCTCTGGACTCCGTGGCGCGCAGATCGAGGGTGTCCCACGGCAGGGCGTAG